The Cyanobium sp. ATX 6F1 genome segment CCTTTCCCTGAGCCTGTTCTCACGTTGACTGAGCTCAAAACGGCTGTCTGCAAGGTGTTCGGCAGCAAGAACGCCACAGAGCTACGCAAGTCGAGCGAGTTCAATCTCGCGATGGCTGGGCGCAGCTTTGATCTCAAGACCAAGGCTGATTGGCTCAAGCTCTATCGGGAGTGGGTTGGGGTTCCCCGCAGCGAGCGGGACAAAATAGGCAAGACATCCATCAACGGCATCGATGTCTTGGAGAATTTCAGACCTTGGCATGTGTTCTCTCTGGAACCATCGACAGCCA includes the following:
- a CDS encoding J domain-containing protein, coding for MATKTPTRKKLDRPAVLARIEEILSAGAPDAESLLAFAELINGKPFPEPVLTLTELKTAVCKVFGSKNATELRKSSEFNLAMAGRSFDLKTKADWLKLYREWVGVPRSERDKIGKTSINGIDVLENFRPWHVFSLEPSTASADDIKEAFRRLAKEHHPDVGGDPRVMERLQKMRDSLLAFL